From Clostridium sp. SY8519:
CGGAGCAGAAATGGGCAGACCGTTTGAAGTAAATGGGAAGGAAAGAAACAGAAATGGATTTTGAACGCTATAATAATCAGGTGATCCCGCTGGAGACGATGTCCGGCCTCCACGTGGAATCCGTGGAAGAATTTCTGAACAGTCCGAAAGCGTTGCTGACGATTCTGGACAATATTCAGGAGGGGATCTATCTGATCAGCCCGGACCTGAATCTGGTATATCTGAACCAGGCACAGCGCAAATGGTATCATCTGGACAGGATTTCCCCCGGCGTGAAATGCTATGAAGCCTTTCACAATCGGGAAGAACCCTGTGTCGGCTGTCCGGCGATTCTGAGTATGCGCACCGGAAAGCCCCAGTATGATCTGACCAGATATGAGCAAAACGGCATGGATTTGGGAGTGCTGAGAATTTACAAAACAGCCATTACAAACAGCAGGGGAGAAGTGGTCCTGGTCCTGTGTTATACCCAGAACCTGACATCCATGATTTCGTCAGTGGTTGACCAGGTGGTATATCCCGGCGGCTCCAGGGCCGCAAGGCGGGCGGAGCACCGGGAACTTTCCCCCCGGGAGCAGGAAGTGGCGCAGCTGATACAGAAAGGATATACCAGCCGGCAGATTGCGGAGATGCTGGTGATTTCCAAAAAAGCCGTGGATTTTCACCGCAGCAATATCCGCAGAAAGCTGGGACTGTCCAGAGGAGAAAATCTGCGGTCCTGTTTAACCGGAAAACAATAGAAAGAATCAGATTTGGGAAGTACTCTGTTCTTTCCGAAACTGCCGCGGTGTCATATGGTATTTTTCCTGAAAGGTGCGGTTGAAGGTGGCCTGGCTCTGAAAACCGGAATCCAGATATATGGTGGTAATCGGTTCATCGGTTTCCGCCAGCATGGTGCAGGCGTAATCCAGCCGGATGTCATTCAGATACTGGTTGAAATTGCAGTGGAAGGTCCTGGAAAAAATACGTGACAGGGCAAAGGGGCTGCAGCCCAGATCCTCCGCCATTTTTGTCAGAGTGACAGGTTCATGGAAGTGGGCGGCCAGATAGGTGACGGTCTGGTAGACCAGATCGTGCTGTCCTGTGGATTCCCGGCTGACTAAAGGAATGGCGTTTAACGCGTGTGCCAGGATAATCTGCACAAAGGAGCGGCAGATGACGGCATAGCTTTTTTCCCGCAGATTTTCCCTGGAGATATTGGAAGCGGAAGGAAGCGAACGGGCTGCCCGGCGTTTGGGCATGGCGGCAGGAAGGCTGACACCGGGGGGCGCGTTTTTCAGCAGGTAGTTCAGGGCATAGGGAATATCCGGATGCACCGCGTCTTTTTTGATTACAGGATCCGTGGACTGGGTGACCAGCATCAGTTCCACAAAGGAATCAAAGAATATCGGCTCTGCCAACAGGTCAATATTGCGGCATCCGGCGGGATCGAAGACCTGGCTGTGATGAATCTGATTCGGAAAGACGACGGCAAAGTCCCCTTGCTCCATATGGTACAGATGGGTATCGATGCCAAGCTCCATGCTCCCCCGGGTGATATAGATCATTTCCACAGAGTGATGGAGATGGGGCGCATAGTGTACAGAAGCGAGTTCTGAAATTTCCAGAGAATTCTGGTTTTCTCGATAAATTGGTATCACGGGCAGTCACTCCTCAGGTGTTTGCAAGATTTGATTTATTTTTCTTCTGGTTTGCGAAGTATTATATATTAAAAATGTCTATAATACAATTGTAAACAAGATAAGGATGCACTTAAGGTACAAACTTTAATTGCTTACATATTGTATGAAAGGAGATTTTTATTATGTCAGATATAGCAGCAAAAATGCAGAATGCACAGAATAAAGTAAATTATGAGAAAAGAGAGCAGAAGGTTTCCCTGTGGAAGAGATTTGCGGCTTTTTATCGGGAAGGCATGATTGTGAATGGCAGAGCAATGGCCATGAGAGCAGAATCTTATCCTCGTTTCTGATGACAGACACAGA
This genomic window contains:
- a CDS encoding AraC family transcriptional regulator, producing MIPIYRENQNSLEISELASVHYAPHLHHSVEMIYITRGSMELGIDTHLYHMEQGDFAVVFPNQIHHSQVFDPAGCRNIDLLAEPIFFDSFVELMLVTQSTDPVIKKDAVHPDIPYALNYLLKNAPPGVSLPAAMPKRRAARSLPSASNISRENLREKSYAVICRSFVQIILAHALNAIPLVSRESTGQHDLVYQTVTYLAAHFHEPVTLTKMAEDLGCSPFALSRIFSRTFHCNFNQYLNDIRLDYACTMLAETDEPITTIYLDSGFQSQATFNRTFQEKYHMTPRQFRKEQSTSQI
- a CDS encoding PAS and helix-turn-helix domain-containing protein — protein: MDFERYNNQVIPLETMSGLHVESVEEFLNSPKALLTILDNIQEGIYLISPDLNLVYLNQAQRKWYHLDRISPGVKCYEAFHNREEPCVGCPAILSMRTGKPQYDLTRYEQNGMDLGVLRIYKTAITNSRGEVVLVLCYTQNLTSMISSVVDQVVYPGGSRAARRAEHRELSPREQEVAQLIQKGYTSRQIAEMLVISKKAVDFHRSNIRRKLGLSRGENLRSCLTGKQ